The following proteins are encoded in a genomic region of Danio rerio strain Tuebingen ecotype United States chromosome 16, GRCz12tu, whole genome shotgun sequence:
- the LOC141378119 gene encoding uncharacterized protein isoform X2: MGCSSSSTQNLQENRPGVKAEENGESLIPHNGAAEQTISAQMQLPVQGPLLEDRGPGPQENQARASGAEQLADGYSEALLDPADVLKASSPEAPAADDAAPELPDPEGTTEPAAEPTSVEFPPELQPAVELAPVDAPEPTLEELTALLELTPPPESTTVLEPVAEPALKEESAVPAAPEPAHSELSPPPELPASETILSAEPATTEPTLVEPRPALEPALEESNTALEPIAAEPNPALETTPAEPSPALEPVPDEPRSAQLLTPAELSPTERSPAHKPIPSELIPAPQPVPDEQSSALEPTPNESIPDLELTPPEPSTALEPTPAKPSTALEPTPVALSTALEPTPDEPSPVLEPTPDEPSPALEPTPGEVSPALEPTPGEVSPALEPTPDEPSPALEPTPGEVSPALEPTPAEPSPALEPTPAELSPALEPTPGEVSPALEPTPGEVSPALEPTPAEPSPALEPTPGEVSPALEPTPGEPSPPSVMEAAAITRGICADTQATEGVATD; this comes from the exons atGGGCTGCTCGTCGTCCAGCACACAGAATCTGCAGGAGAACCGACCTGGAGTCAAGGCGGAGGAGAACGGAGAATCCCTGA TTCCTCATAATGGGGCGGCAGAGCAGACGATCTCGGCTCAGATGCAGCTGCCGGTTCAGGGGCCGCTGTTGGAGGACAGGGGCCCGGGGCCACAGGAGAACCAGGCTAGAGCCTCAGGAGCAGAGCAGCTGGCAGACGGATACAGTGAAGCTCTTCTGGATCCAGCAGACGTTCTCAAAGCCTCCAGTCCTGAAGCCCCTGCTGCGGATGATGCTGCTCCAGAACTCCCTGACCCTGAAGGAACCACAGAACCCGCAGCAGAACCCACTTCAGTAGAGTTCCCTCCAGAGCTCCAGCCAGCTGTGGAACTGGCACCCGTAGATGCCCCTGAGCCCACACTTGAGGAGCTCACTGCCCTTCTAGAACTCACACCCCCTCCAGAGTCCACTACAGTTCTAGAACCTGTTGCAGAACCTGCCCTGAAAGAAGAATCAGCTGTGCCTGCTGCTCCAGAACCTGCTCATTCGGAACTGAGTCCTCCTCCAGAACTCCCTGCTTCTGAAACTATCCTGAGTGCAGAACCAGCTACAACAGAACCCACCCTGGTGGAACCACGCCCAGCTCTAGAACCAGCACTTGAGGAATCAAACACAGCTCTAGAACCCATAGCTGCAGAACCAAACCCAGCTTTAGAAACCACACCTGCAGAACCAAGTCCAGCTCTAGAACCAGTTCCTGATGAACCAAGATCAGCTCAACTACTCACACCTGCAGAACTGAGTCCTACAGAACGCAGTCCAGCTCATAAACCCATTCCTTCAGAACTGATTCCAGCTCCACAGCCTGTACCCGATGAACAGAGTTCAGCTCTAGAACCCACACCCAATGAATCAATTCCAGATCTAGAACTCACCCCTCCAGAACCAAGTACAGCTCTAGAACCCACACCTGCAAAACCAAGTACAGCTCTAGAACCCACACCTGTAGCACTAAGTACAGCTCTAGAACCCACACCTGATGAACCAAGCCCAGTTCTAGAACCCACACCTGATGAACCAAGCCCAGCTCTAGAACCCACACCTGGTGAAGTGAGTCCAGCTCTAGAACCCACACCTGGTGAAGTGAGTCCAGCTCTAGAACCCACACCTGATGAACCAAGCCCAGCTCTAGAACCCACACCTGGTGAAGTGAGTCCAGCTCTAGAACCCACACCTGCAGAACCAAGTCCAGCTCTAGAACCCACACCTGCAGAACTGAGTCCAGCTCTAGAACCCACACCTGGTGAAGTGAGTCCAGCTCTAGAACCCACACCTGGTGAAGTGAGTCCAGCTCTAGAACCCACACCTGCAGAACCGAGTCCAGCTCTAGAACCCACACCTGGTGAAGTGAGTCCAGCTCTAGAACCCACACCGGGGGAACCGAGCCCACCCTCAGTGATGGAGGCAGCTGCGATTACACGAGGGATCTGTGCAGACACACAGGCCACAgagg gtgttGCCACAGACTGA
- the LOC141378119 gene encoding uncharacterized protein isoform X1, with protein sequence MGCSSSSTQNLQENRPGVKAEENGESLIPHNGAAEQTISAQMQLPVQGPLLEDRGPGPQENQARASGAEQLADGYSEALLDPADVLKASSPEAPAADDAAPELPDPEGTTEPAAEPTSVEFPPELQPAVELAPVDAPEPTLEELTALLELTPPPESTTVLEPVAEPALKEESAVPAAPEPAHSELSPPPELPASETILSAEPATTEPTLVEPRPALEPALEESNTALEPIAAEPNPALETTPAEPSPALEPVPDEPRSAQLLTPAELSPTERSPAHKPIPSELIPAPQPVPDEQSSALEPTPNESIPDLELTPPEPSTALEPTPAKPSTALEPTPVALSTALEPTPDEPSPVLEPTPDEPSPALEPTPGEVSPALEPTPGEVSPALEPTPDEPSPALEPTPGEVSPALEPTPAEPSPALEPTPAELSPALEPTPGEVSPALEPTPGEVSPALEPTPAEPSPALEPTPGEVSPALEPTPGEPSPPSVMEAAAITRGICADTQATEAASDACGVREESLATYSFTQTRNWSSAFNPSKCVCARTHTQTLSEITEWVQTLCLSEADTTHIRCCHRLRSDQ encoded by the exons atGGGCTGCTCGTCGTCCAGCACACAGAATCTGCAGGAGAACCGACCTGGAGTCAAGGCGGAGGAGAACGGAGAATCCCTGA TTCCTCATAATGGGGCGGCAGAGCAGACGATCTCGGCTCAGATGCAGCTGCCGGTTCAGGGGCCGCTGTTGGAGGACAGGGGCCCGGGGCCACAGGAGAACCAGGCTAGAGCCTCAGGAGCAGAGCAGCTGGCAGACGGATACAGTGAAGCTCTTCTGGATCCAGCAGACGTTCTCAAAGCCTCCAGTCCTGAAGCCCCTGCTGCGGATGATGCTGCTCCAGAACTCCCTGACCCTGAAGGAACCACAGAACCCGCAGCAGAACCCACTTCAGTAGAGTTCCCTCCAGAGCTCCAGCCAGCTGTGGAACTGGCACCCGTAGATGCCCCTGAGCCCACACTTGAGGAGCTCACTGCCCTTCTAGAACTCACACCCCCTCCAGAGTCCACTACAGTTCTAGAACCTGTTGCAGAACCTGCCCTGAAAGAAGAATCAGCTGTGCCTGCTGCTCCAGAACCTGCTCATTCGGAACTGAGTCCTCCTCCAGAACTCCCTGCTTCTGAAACTATCCTGAGTGCAGAACCAGCTACAACAGAACCCACCCTGGTGGAACCACGCCCAGCTCTAGAACCAGCACTTGAGGAATCAAACACAGCTCTAGAACCCATAGCTGCAGAACCAAACCCAGCTTTAGAAACCACACCTGCAGAACCAAGTCCAGCTCTAGAACCAGTTCCTGATGAACCAAGATCAGCTCAACTACTCACACCTGCAGAACTGAGTCCTACAGAACGCAGTCCAGCTCATAAACCCATTCCTTCAGAACTGATTCCAGCTCCACAGCCTGTACCCGATGAACAGAGTTCAGCTCTAGAACCCACACCCAATGAATCAATTCCAGATCTAGAACTCACCCCTCCAGAACCAAGTACAGCTCTAGAACCCACACCTGCAAAACCAAGTACAGCTCTAGAACCCACACCTGTAGCACTAAGTACAGCTCTAGAACCCACACCTGATGAACCAAGCCCAGTTCTAGAACCCACACCTGATGAACCAAGCCCAGCTCTAGAACCCACACCTGGTGAAGTGAGTCCAGCTCTAGAACCCACACCTGGTGAAGTGAGTCCAGCTCTAGAACCCACACCTGATGAACCAAGCCCAGCTCTAGAACCCACACCTGGTGAAGTGAGTCCAGCTCTAGAACCCACACCTGCAGAACCAAGTCCAGCTCTAGAACCCACACCTGCAGAACTGAGTCCAGCTCTAGAACCCACACCTGGTGAAGTGAGTCCAGCTCTAGAACCCACACCTGGTGAAGTGAGTCCAGCTCTAGAACCCACACCTGCAGAACCGAGTCCAGCTCTAGAACCCACACCTGGTGAAGTGAGTCCAGCTCTAGAACCCACACCGGGGGAACCGAGCCCACCCTCAGTGATGGAGGCAGCTGCGATTACACGAGGGATCTGTGCAGACACACAGGCCACAgagg CTGCTTCTGATGCCTGTGGAGTGAGGGAGGAGAGCCTCGCCACATACAGTTTTACCCAGACTCGAAATTGGTCCTCTGCTTTTAACCCATCcaagtgtgtgtgcgcgcgcacacacacacagaccttgaGTGAGATTACGGAGTGGGTCCAGACGCTGTGTCTGAGTGAAGCAGACACTACACATATCAG gtgttGCCACAGACTGAGATCAGATCAGTGA